One region of Salinibacterium sp. TMP30 genomic DNA includes:
- a CDS encoding UDP-N-acetylmuramoyl-L-alanyl-D-glutamate--2,6-diaminopimelate ligase, with protein sequence MIEVWYPGQAGENAPLRELDLGPWDSAHDGVTLSARRLVQDSREVREGDIFIAIGTTASPALPYIEPALAQGAVAVLVDAAAAEGVHLGERVYAIANLRDVIGSMADSFVGHPSRTMSMVGITGTNGKTSTAHLLTQAWQRLGLTSATIGTLGAGITGEHRINMGMTTPQVTTVHQFLDDFYRAGVTNVAMEVSSHALEQRRVDGVEFAIVAFTNFTRDHLDYHGSMEEYAAQKAKIFTLPGVKTAVLNLDDAAAENHFHHSLPVGMRGIGMTSNGHAEASVRADNVQLTTEGLEFDLVIEGESHHVASGLIGRFNVDNLLTCAAVLWAQGIAPRVIAEVLAPLEPVLGRMTRIRENDQLPLVVVDAGHTPDAVRHAVTALRESGHTRVVTVFGATGDRDPGKRPQMARIVEEGSDLIVVTDDDVHNEDGDQIVAHIRAGFKHPERVVEIRDRATAIAYAIDAANPDDVVLLQGKGHEPYQIIGNERVPFSDIDTAIRLLKERAN encoded by the coding sequence GTGATCGAAGTGTGGTACCCCGGTCAGGCCGGGGAGAATGCGCCACTGCGTGAGCTAGATCTGGGCCCGTGGGATTCGGCGCACGATGGGGTAACGCTCAGTGCGCGTCGCCTTGTTCAAGATAGCCGTGAGGTTCGCGAAGGCGACATTTTTATTGCAATCGGCACTACGGCATCCCCGGCTCTGCCGTATATCGAGCCAGCGTTAGCGCAGGGCGCCGTTGCAGTGCTCGTAGATGCGGCGGCAGCGGAGGGCGTGCACCTCGGCGAGCGCGTGTATGCGATTGCGAATCTGCGCGACGTGATCGGGTCGATGGCGGATTCTTTTGTGGGGCATCCATCGCGCACGATGTCGATGGTCGGTATCACCGGAACCAACGGCAAAACGTCGACGGCGCACTTGCTAACGCAGGCGTGGCAGCGGTTGGGCCTGACATCAGCGACGATCGGCACTCTTGGTGCCGGCATTACGGGTGAGCACCGGATCAACATGGGCATGACGACCCCGCAGGTCACCACCGTTCACCAGTTCTTGGATGACTTTTATCGTGCCGGTGTGACGAACGTGGCCATGGAGGTCAGCTCTCATGCGCTTGAGCAGCGCCGCGTTGATGGTGTTGAGTTCGCCATTGTTGCGTTCACGAACTTCACTCGCGATCACCTCGATTATCACGGGTCGATGGAGGAGTATGCGGCGCAGAAGGCAAAGATTTTCACGCTGCCGGGGGTAAAGACTGCCGTGCTCAATCTGGATGATGCGGCCGCCGAGAACCACTTCCACCACTCTCTGCCCGTGGGCATGCGTGGTATTGGGATGACCTCGAATGGTCACGCCGAAGCGAGCGTGCGCGCCGACAATGTGCAGCTCACGACCGAGGGTCTAGAGTTCGATCTCGTGATTGAGGGCGAGAGCCATCACGTCGCAAGCGGCCTCATCGGTCGCTTCAACGTCGACAACCTGCTTACCTGCGCGGCAGTGCTGTGGGCTCAGGGCATCGCACCGCGAGTGATCGCCGAGGTATTGGCGCCCCTCGAACCGGTGCTGGGTCGCATGACTCGCATCCGCGAGAACGACCAACTTCCGCTGGTTGTTGTGGATGCTGGGCACACCCCTGACGCGGTGCGCCACGCGGTCACGGCTCTTCGCGAGTCTGGCCACACCCGCGTCGTAACCGTTTTTGGTGCAACGGGCGATCGTGACCCGGGCAAGCGCCCGCAAATGGCCCGCATTGTCGAAGAGGGTTCGGACCTGATCGTGGTCACAGACGACGACGTGCATAACGAAGACGGCGACCAAATCGTCGCGCACATTCGGGCAGGGTTCAAGCATCCGGAGCGGGTCGTGGAGATTCGCGACCGCGCGACCGCGATCGCCTATGCGATTGATGCAGCGAACCCGGATGACGTAGTGCTGTTGCAGGGCAAGGGCCACGAACCATACCAAATCATTGGCAACGAACGCGTGCCGTTCAGTGACATCGATACCGCTATTCGCCTGCTCAAGGAGCGCGCGAACTAG
- a CDS encoding malate:quinone oxidoreductase, whose protein sequence is MKKTVDVALIGGGIMSATLGTLLSKLQPDWDIQIFERLGDLAEESSNPWNNAGTGHSALCELNYTPQTSDGSIDISSAVKVNEQFQVSRQFWSHLVADGSLPEPSSFINPTPHMSFVWGETNVEYLRKRFEALKGHPLFAGMEYSEDPAVIHGWAPLMMPGRRKSEPVAATHIASGTDVDFGALSHFMVDTLVESGAQLNTGIRVTNLTKQRDGLWKIALRHDVGETPVEPVTARFVFVGAGGYALNLLQKSGIKEIRGFGGFPVSGEFLRTDNPEIVAAHSAKVYGKASVGSPPMSVPHLDLRMVNGQGSLMFGPYAGFSPKFLKTGSVLDLFASIRWHNLLPMVAAGLSNLSLVKYLVGQLMASPETKFEELQNFVPNATPEDWYSITAGQRVQVMKKDPKKIGVLQFGTEVVSSADGSIAGLLGASPGASTAVPIMLGLVEKCFPERMNEWRPKIEKMIPSFGQQLADSPEFAHETLERTAKALHIRP, encoded by the coding sequence GTGAAGAAAACCGTCGACGTCGCGCTTATCGGCGGCGGAATCATGAGTGCCACCCTGGGAACGCTGCTCAGCAAGTTGCAGCCCGACTGGGATATCCAGATTTTCGAGCGCTTGGGCGACCTCGCCGAAGAGAGCTCAAATCCTTGGAACAACGCTGGCACCGGACATTCCGCGCTGTGCGAACTCAATTACACCCCCCAAACTAGCGACGGCTCGATCGATATTTCGAGCGCCGTCAAAGTCAACGAACAGTTTCAAGTGTCGCGCCAGTTCTGGTCCCATCTTGTGGCTGACGGCTCGCTTCCCGAACCGAGCTCGTTCATCAACCCCACGCCGCACATGAGTTTTGTCTGGGGCGAGACAAACGTTGAATACTTGCGCAAGCGTTTCGAAGCGCTTAAAGGCCACCCCCTCTTTGCGGGCATGGAGTACAGCGAAGATCCTGCCGTCATCCATGGCTGGGCACCGCTGATGATGCCGGGTCGGCGCAAGTCTGAGCCTGTTGCAGCCACCCATATTGCTTCAGGCACAGATGTGGACTTCGGTGCACTGTCACACTTCATGGTTGACACGCTGGTCGAGTCTGGCGCGCAGCTCAACACCGGCATTAGGGTCACGAACCTCACGAAGCAGCGCGATGGTTTGTGGAAGATCGCGTTGCGCCACGACGTTGGGGAGACCCCGGTCGAGCCGGTGACGGCCCGTTTCGTTTTCGTGGGTGCTGGTGGTTACGCCCTCAACCTGCTGCAGAAGTCAGGAATCAAAGAAATTCGCGGCTTCGGGGGGTTCCCTGTCAGCGGTGAGTTCTTGCGCACTGATAACCCTGAGATCGTGGCCGCACACAGTGCCAAAGTTTACGGAAAGGCTTCGGTGGGCTCGCCCCCGATGTCGGTGCCTCACCTCGATCTGCGCATGGTTAATGGCCAGGGCAGCCTGATGTTCGGCCCGTACGCCGGATTCAGTCCCAAGTTCTTGAAGACAGGTTCCGTTCTCGACCTGTTCGCGTCGATTCGTTGGCACAACCTGTTGCCGATGGTTGCGGCGGGGCTGAGCAACCTTTCGCTCGTGAAGTACCTGGTGGGGCAGCTTATGGCGAGCCCGGAGACGAAGTTCGAGGAACTCCAGAACTTTGTTCCCAATGCAACGCCCGAGGATTGGTACAGCATTACGGCGGGACAACGCGTGCAGGTTATGAAGAAAGACCCGAAGAAGATTGGTGTCTTGCAGTTTGGCACCGAGGTGGTGTCGTCGGCTGACGGCAGCATCGCGGGCCTGCTTGGTGCTTCACCGGGTGCATCCACTGCAGTGCCGATCATGCTGGGCTTGGTCGAGAAGTGCTTCCCTGAGCGCATGAATGAGTGGCGTCCGAAGATTGAGAAGATGATCCCGAGCTTCGGGCAGCAACTTGCTGACTCTCCTGAGTTTGCTCATGAAACGCTCGAGCGCACAGCGAAGGCATTGCACATCCGCCCTTAG
- a CDS encoding ATP-binding protein, with protein sequence MSIGLPAHLRQKSVSRAFARGGSTIAFMCFVLVLLGVLSIYAHDNSVILWPAALALVPVLITVALVNRGRTLFLSVAHIFISGPAIYLFAFTVISELEPLGEAGMYLLNLSRIALMLVGGAGLTAVSSVVWCTLGLLVAETAVTIAALQLLGTTVFDAKVYVSYAAVVAVLTTFHLSQRGVRRVQSDLHRAARDDELARLRYEIESTSTAMVHDTVLGHLAAIANAPYGAISAQLQRQMARDLEILVGEEWLSGPVAEQENTGHTAWQNSELLTAVSEARELGLDVDLTGDLTALSRLAGPAAAAVGPAVKQCLVNVIKHSGAMHAEVAIFGSPAEVSVLVVDAGQGFDQAETGEDRLGLRQSVRRRIELVEGTVQLWSTPGRGTSVMIRVPVAINELSQQGRVAT encoded by the coding sequence ATGTCGATTGGCTTGCCTGCGCACTTGCGCCAAAAGAGTGTCAGCCGAGCGTTCGCTCGTGGAGGAAGCACGATCGCGTTCATGTGTTTTGTTCTTGTGTTGCTCGGTGTGTTGAGCATTTATGCTCACGATAACAGTGTCATTCTGTGGCCGGCTGCGTTAGCTCTCGTGCCGGTTCTCATTACGGTGGCGCTGGTCAACCGTGGCCGCACACTGTTCCTATCGGTTGCTCACATTTTCATCAGCGGCCCCGCCATTTACTTGTTCGCTTTCACGGTCATTTCCGAACTGGAACCTCTCGGTGAAGCTGGCATGTACCTATTGAACCTTTCGCGGATCGCACTGATGCTGGTGGGCGGTGCAGGGCTCACCGCTGTGTCGAGTGTCGTGTGGTGCACTCTCGGGCTTCTCGTTGCTGAAACGGCGGTCACCATAGCTGCCTTGCAGTTGCTCGGGACCACTGTTTTCGACGCCAAAGTTTACGTCAGCTACGCAGCAGTTGTTGCTGTGCTGACCACCTTCCACTTGAGCCAGCGCGGGGTTCGCCGTGTCCAATCCGATCTGCACCGAGCGGCGCGCGATGATGAATTGGCGCGGTTGCGTTACGAGATCGAGTCAACCTCGACGGCAATGGTGCACGACACGGTTCTTGGACACCTCGCGGCGATCGCTAATGCACCCTATGGTGCAATAAGCGCCCAACTACAGCGGCAGATGGCGAGGGACCTCGAGATCCTTGTTGGCGAGGAATGGCTTTCCGGGCCAGTAGCTGAGCAGGAGAATACCGGTCACACAGCCTGGCAGAACAGCGAGTTACTCACTGCGGTTTCGGAGGCGCGTGAGTTGGGGCTCGATGTAGATCTCACTGGCGACTTGACCGCACTCTCACGCCTAGCTGGTCCGGCTGCTGCGGCTGTAGGCCCAGCGGTCAAACAGTGTCTGGTCAATGTGATCAAGCATTCGGGCGCGATGCATGCGGAGGTAGCGATTTTTGGCTCGCCGGCCGAAGTTAGCGTCCTTGTAGTGGATGCAGGACAAGGTTTTGATCAGGCTGAAACTGGTGAGGACCGTCTCGGTTTGCGTCAGTCGGTGCGACGTCGTATAGAGCTGGTGGAGGGTACGGTTCAGCTGTGGTCCACTCCAGGGCGAGGAACCTCGGTGATGATCCGTGTTCCGGTTGCGATAAATGAACTATCACAGCAGGGGAGAGTAGCTACGTGA
- a CDS encoding metallophosphoesterase, producing the protein MTRRLSPAATALGAVAAAGVAAFAWGSLVERNRFTVRHETLPILDPSARDITVLHISDLHMAPWQTRKQDWVRGLTVYEPDLIINTGDNLGHADGILGIKRAFEPFEGTPGVFVHGSNDYYGPQFKNPFTYFTAPTSSHSPVEHLDTEALNSYFEDQLGWLSLNNHARALELRGSRLELFGTADAHRGWERLDRLPANVEEMRENVGWADDRYGPETVSIGVTHAPYRRVLDALVTNGADAIFAGHTHGGQVRIPGMPALVTNCDIPREQASGLSIWHHLRRAAFLNVSAGLGTSIYAPVRFACRPEAVVVTLTAGDIGYS; encoded by the coding sequence ATGACCCGTCGCCTCTCCCCCGCGGCTACCGCACTCGGTGCGGTAGCCGCGGCAGGCGTCGCCGCATTCGCGTGGGGCTCACTCGTTGAGCGCAACCGCTTCACGGTCCGCCATGAAACACTGCCGATCCTCGATCCGAGCGCACGTGACATCACCGTGCTGCACATCTCCGATCTGCACATGGCCCCGTGGCAGACGCGCAAGCAGGATTGGGTACGTGGGCTCACCGTCTACGAACCCGACCTCATTATCAACACTGGCGACAATCTGGGCCACGCTGACGGCATCCTCGGTATCAAACGCGCCTTCGAGCCATTTGAGGGGACCCCGGGGGTGTTCGTTCACGGCTCGAACGACTACTACGGTCCGCAGTTTAAGAATCCGTTCACCTATTTCACCGCGCCCACCTCAAGCCACAGCCCCGTCGAGCACCTTGACACGGAGGCCCTCAACTCCTATTTTGAGGACCAACTCGGGTGGCTCTCGCTCAACAACCACGCCCGAGCCCTAGAGCTGCGCGGATCACGGCTTGAACTTTTCGGCACCGCAGATGCGCACCGCGGCTGGGAACGACTCGATCGCTTGCCCGCAAACGTCGAAGAGATGCGCGAGAACGTCGGATGGGCGGATGACAGATACGGCCCAGAAACCGTGTCGATCGGCGTGACGCACGCCCCGTACCGCCGCGTGCTCGACGCCCTCGTCACCAACGGCGCCGATGCAATCTTCGCCGGACACACTCATGGCGGGCAAGTTCGGATTCCCGGAATGCCCGCTCTCGTCACCAACTGCGACATCCCCCGGGAGCAGGCGAGCGGCCTCAGCATCTGGCACCACTTACGTCGTGCAGCGTTCTTAAACGTCAGCGCGGGCCTGGGAACCTCGATTTATGCTCCCGTTCGCTTCGCGTGCAGACCCGAAGCAGTAGTGGTGACTCTTACCGCCGGAGATATCGGCTATTCTTAA
- a CDS encoding RidA family protein: MSQLDERLAELNLTVPESSRPLAAYVPAMVTGNLVYTSGQLPLVDGKLPATGKVGADVDADAAYEYAKTCVLNGLAAAKSVIGSLDRITRVVKVVGFVASDPSFTGQPGVINGASELLGAIFGEAGKHARSAVGVAVLPLDAPVEIEFVFEFA; encoded by the coding sequence ATGTCACAGCTTGATGAGCGTCTTGCGGAGCTGAATCTCACCGTTCCTGAGTCTTCCCGACCGCTTGCCGCCTATGTGCCTGCAATGGTCACAGGAAACCTTGTTTACACCTCGGGTCAGTTGCCTCTCGTTGATGGCAAACTGCCAGCAACCGGCAAGGTTGGTGCCGATGTGGATGCCGATGCCGCCTATGAGTACGCCAAGACTTGTGTGCTGAACGGTCTTGCTGCCGCGAAGAGTGTTATTGGATCGCTGGATCGCATTACGCGCGTGGTGAAGGTTGTGGGGTTTGTGGCTTCAGATCCAAGCTTTACTGGTCAGCCTGGAGTGATCAATGGCGCGTCTGAACTATTGGGTGCAATCTTTGGTGAGGCGGGCAAGCACGCTCGCAGTGCTGTGGGTGTTGCTGTTTTGCCCCTCGATGCTCCTGTGGAGATCGAGTTCGTTTTCGAGTTCGCGTGA
- a CDS encoding transglycosylase domain-containing protein: MSAQKTPRRGVISALAGLISFSALSGVLITAMVAPALAVTGITASSTIGIFDGLPDYLEIGQQPERNTLYAQFTGRGNVDGYYPIATIYDQNRQEVGYDQISQYALDATVAGEDRRFFDHGGVDLTSLVRAAVGNVVSSGIESGASTLTMQLVKNTYISEAESLPNEDARKAAYEEAVRTSFDRKLKEMKLAIGLEKRYTKKEILTAYLNIANFGNATYGIQAAAQRYFSVNAKDLTLEQAASLIAIVQEPSVRNLSDPEYFPANQDRRNVILFAMLDVGSITQAEYDEAIAIPVDEETVVPSSPKNGCTAAYEYAKWFCDYVVKSVKDFEFLGDTPEERAANWKQGGYKVYTTLDLDAQIPSQQATWAYAPPSETSYALGSATSTVEGGTGRVLVMAENKKFNDTADGGGVDSSAVNYNTSFEYGGSTGFQPGSSYKAFTLIEWLNQGKGINERLLGTARDIPGSKFLDSCNGPYSDAPVKFGNNANERGIYSVAEGTAESINGIFYSMALQLDLCNIRNVAASLGVERADGKELKTVPSSIIGTNEVSPLSMASAYAAIGAGGLWCEPIIIDKAIDARNNDLGGQEKNCRQAISPEVAATAAYVMQEVLNRGNAAYSDPNDGIPIFGKTGTTDGAVQTWMATGTTRYGTATWVGNSIGYQDMSRVSYEGVQGYRLRHYITKATDTALNLKYPGGAFAAPDPKLLTGSGTEVPDVRLQSLEQAKSVLVSLGFNFADGGSVDSELPAGLIVRTDPAAGTQSAAGATVTVYTSKGNKKKIPDAVGNGKEYDFATAQGILNGAGFTNVSQGCEMVLPADPRVDKVTSSNPAPGTVGKADTAITLVVAQVAPCS, from the coding sequence ATGTCTGCCCAAAAAACTCCGCGTCGTGGCGTGATCTCGGCTCTTGCCGGGCTCATTAGCTTTAGCGCGCTCTCTGGCGTGCTCATCACCGCCATGGTCGCCCCCGCGCTCGCCGTTACCGGCATCACCGCTTCCAGTACCATCGGCATCTTCGATGGACTCCCTGACTACCTTGAAATCGGCCAGCAGCCCGAACGCAACACTCTCTACGCGCAGTTCACTGGTCGGGGCAATGTTGACGGTTACTACCCGATCGCCACCATCTACGACCAGAACCGTCAAGAGGTCGGCTACGACCAGATCTCCCAGTATGCGTTGGATGCCACCGTCGCCGGTGAAGACCGCCGCTTCTTTGATCACGGTGGGGTCGACCTCACATCCCTCGTGCGTGCTGCCGTCGGTAACGTCGTTAGCTCAGGAATCGAGAGTGGTGCATCCACCCTCACCATGCAGCTCGTCAAGAACACCTACATCTCCGAAGCTGAATCGCTCCCCAACGAGGATGCTCGCAAGGCTGCCTATGAGGAAGCCGTGCGCACCTCGTTCGACCGCAAGCTCAAGGAAATGAAGCTCGCCATCGGGCTCGAGAAGCGGTACACGAAGAAAGAGATTCTTACCGCGTATCTCAATATCGCCAACTTCGGCAACGCTACTTACGGCATCCAAGCCGCGGCACAGCGCTACTTCAGTGTCAACGCCAAAGACCTCACGCTCGAGCAGGCCGCGAGCTTGATAGCGATCGTGCAAGAGCCCAGTGTGAGAAACCTCTCGGACCCCGAATACTTCCCGGCCAATCAAGATCGTCGCAATGTCATCCTGTTCGCGATGCTCGATGTCGGCTCGATCACGCAAGCTGAGTATGACGAAGCGATCGCGATCCCTGTCGACGAAGAGACCGTGGTTCCCTCGTCACCCAAGAATGGCTGCACCGCTGCGTACGAGTATGCAAAATGGTTCTGCGACTACGTCGTCAAGAGCGTGAAGGACTTCGAATTCCTCGGTGACACCCCGGAGGAGCGCGCGGCAAACTGGAAGCAGGGCGGCTACAAGGTTTACACAACCCTCGACCTCGACGCTCAAATTCCCTCGCAGCAGGCTACCTGGGCGTATGCGCCACCCAGCGAAACGTCCTATGCCCTGGGCAGCGCGACCTCAACCGTCGAAGGTGGCACGGGCCGAGTACTGGTGATGGCTGAGAATAAGAAATTCAACGACACCGCTGATGGTGGAGGCGTCGATAGCTCCGCCGTAAATTACAACACGAGCTTCGAATACGGTGGGTCTACAGGCTTCCAGCCCGGATCGTCCTACAAAGCCTTCACTCTGATTGAATGGCTCAATCAGGGCAAGGGCATCAACGAGCGCCTCTTAGGCACGGCTCGCGATATTCCGGGGTCGAAGTTTCTCGATAGCTGCAACGGACCATACTCAGACGCGCCAGTCAAGTTCGGAAACAATGCCAACGAGCGCGGAATTTATAGTGTCGCCGAAGGTACCGCAGAGTCGATCAATGGCATCTTTTATTCCATGGCCTTGCAGCTCGATCTGTGTAACATCCGCAACGTAGCGGCGAGCCTAGGGGTCGAGCGGGCGGATGGCAAGGAACTAAAGACGGTGCCTTCTTCGATCATTGGAACCAATGAGGTCTCGCCGCTAAGTATGGCGTCTGCCTATGCTGCAATCGGCGCCGGTGGACTCTGGTGCGAACCCATCATCATCGACAAAGCAATCGACGCTCGGAACAACGATCTCGGTGGCCAAGAGAAGAACTGCCGTCAAGCAATCTCGCCTGAAGTTGCAGCGACCGCCGCCTACGTAATGCAAGAGGTCCTGAACCGCGGTAACGCTGCCTACTCTGACCCCAATGATGGCATCCCCATCTTCGGTAAGACTGGAACCACTGACGGCGCTGTGCAAACCTGGATGGCTACGGGAACCACCCGCTATGGCACCGCCACGTGGGTCGGCAACAGCATCGGCTATCAAGATATGAGTCGCGTCTCGTATGAGGGCGTTCAGGGCTACCGCCTGCGCCACTACATTACAAAAGCAACCGATACCGCCCTTAACCTCAAATACCCGGGTGGCGCGTTCGCCGCCCCCGACCCTAAGCTGCTCACCGGTTCGGGCACGGAAGTTCCCGACGTGCGGCTGCAGTCTCTTGAGCAGGCCAAGTCGGTACTCGTGAGCCTCGGCTTTAACTTTGCGGATGGCGGATCAGTTGACTCTGAGCTGCCAGCGGGCCTGATTGTGAGAACTGATCCAGCAGCAGGCACACAATCTGCAGCCGGTGCAACCGTCACGGTCTACACCAGTAAGGGCAACAAGAAAAAGATTCCCGATGCCGTTGGCAACGGGAAAGAATACGACTTCGCCACCGCCCAAGGAATATTGAACGGCGCCGGATTCACAAACGTCAGTCAGGGCTGTGAGATGGTACTTCCTGCCGATCCACGGGTCGACAAGGTTACGTCGTCTAACCCGGCACCAGGGACGGTGGGCAAGGCGGACACAGCGATAACTCTCGTCGTGGCGCAGGTCGCTCCCTGTTCATGA
- a CDS encoding response regulator produces the protein MTPPESHLSAHLGDRAPIRLAILDDHEVLLDSLNSWITNNAPDFDVVLTASTWLQLVHSDRFPTELVFLDFQLKEPVSIEARVRTCRAAGAKVIVLSSLDSREARERALSAGAATFLSKSLPMQEVMDAARQVMGVQAEGGAQLDWRPLPSGSADQSKPKLSAGEADALTLYASGLSTPEVAERMNVQYETAKTYLRRVREKYAKANRPASKKADLIRRAAEDGFLR, from the coding sequence ATGACACCCCCTGAATCCCATCTCAGCGCGCACCTCGGGGATCGTGCGCCCATACGACTCGCCATCTTGGATGACCATGAGGTGCTGCTCGACAGCCTCAATAGCTGGATCACCAACAATGCCCCAGATTTTGATGTCGTTCTGACGGCAAGCACCTGGCTCCAGCTTGTGCACAGCGATCGTTTTCCCACAGAGTTAGTCTTCCTCGACTTCCAGCTCAAGGAACCAGTATCGATCGAGGCGCGGGTGCGTACGTGTCGTGCTGCGGGAGCTAAAGTGATCGTTCTCTCCAGCCTCGACAGTCGAGAGGCGCGAGAGCGCGCTCTTTCCGCTGGGGCTGCCACCTTCCTCTCCAAATCACTACCCATGCAGGAGGTGATGGATGCTGCCCGCCAAGTTATGGGTGTTCAAGCCGAAGGTGGCGCGCAACTTGACTGGCGCCCCCTTCCCTCTGGTTCAGCTGACCAATCGAAGCCAAAACTCAGTGCCGGTGAGGCGGATGCGCTGACGCTGTACGCTTCTGGACTAAGCACACCCGAGGTCGCGGAACGCATGAATGTGCAATACGAGACTGCGAAGACGTATCTTCGTAGGGTGCGCGAAAAATACGCGAAGGCCAACCGGCCGGCAAGCAAAAAGGCTGACCTGATTCGTCGGGCCGCTGAGGATGGATTTCTCCGCTGA
- a CDS encoding thymidine kinase: MSKLYFRYGAMNSGKSTALLQAAYNYEERNQQVLLAKPHIDTKGDNAIISRLGVTRQVDFTIAPTDDVYEVFARERARVLEETGLPVSCLLVDEAQFFSEAQVDDLLRIAIVEGVPVLAYGIRTDFQTVAFPGSRRLLEIAHSLEELKTICRCGRKAVFNARTVGDEFIFDGDQVAIDGADVGYQSLCGACYLEESGGVLNSGWRPKIEFSYGSAPDPDFA, encoded by the coding sequence ATGAGCAAACTGTATTTCCGCTATGGGGCCATGAACAGTGGCAAGAGCACCGCACTACTGCAGGCCGCGTACAACTATGAGGAACGCAACCAGCAGGTTCTGTTGGCAAAGCCCCACATCGACACCAAGGGCGACAACGCCATCATTTCGCGACTCGGTGTGACCCGCCAGGTAGATTTCACCATCGCCCCCACCGACGACGTCTACGAAGTCTTTGCGCGCGAACGCGCCCGCGTTCTTGAGGAGACAGGTTTGCCGGTGAGCTGCCTGCTCGTCGATGAGGCGCAGTTCTTTAGCGAAGCGCAAGTGGATGACCTGCTTCGTATCGCCATTGTTGAGGGTGTTCCGGTGCTGGCGTATGGCATCCGCACCGACTTTCAGACGGTTGCCTTTCCTGGCAGTCGACGGCTTCTCGAAATTGCGCACTCGCTCGAAGAGCTCAAGACAATCTGCCGGTGTGGTCGCAAGGCTGTCTTCAATGCGCGCACCGTGGGCGACGAGTTCATTTTCGACGGCGACCAGGTCGCGATCGACGGAGCGGATGTTGGCTACCAGTCGCTGTGTGGCGCCTGCTACCTGGAGGAAAGCGGCGGCGTTCTCAACAGCGGTTGGCGTCCCAAGATCGAGTTCAGCTACGGAAGTGCTCCCGACCCCGACTTCGCCTAA